GATGGAGCCGGGAGGTCGTGATGCGCACTCGCTCGTCTCTCGTGGCGAGGCTGGCTCCCGTCCTCTGTCTCGCGTCGCTCGCCGCGGCTGCCGGCATCGCCGGGAACGGCTGCGAGGTCGCGACGGCGCCCCCCCCGGATGCCAAGCCGATGGATCCCCTGCCGGCCTATGCCCAGTGGTGGGCCGAGGTTCAGTCGTGTTCAGGCCTGGTGGGCGACGAGCAGCGCGTCGCCTGGTTCGAGGTGCCGGCCGATCCGGCCGCCGGCGGCTTCTGGTGCGAAGACGGTCCGGACCACACCTGCGCCGGCGAGTGGGCCGAGCCCCATTCGATCTACCTCGCCGGTCCCAGCAATCATTATCCGCTCGGGTACGTCGCCGACGAATGGACCGTGAAGCACGAGATGCTCCACGACCTCGTCGGACATCCGGGGCATCCGCAGGTGTTCGACGACTGCCACCTGGCCTCGCGCACGCCGAGCGGCGTGTACGGTCTGACCCGCTAGCCGCCGGCCCAGGGCCGCGGGCCGCCGCGGCGGCCGGACGCAGCGGAAGGGCAGGGCGCCGGACCGGTCGGGCGGATGCCCGGTGGGAGCCGGCGCGCGGTTCGCGTGTATCTACTCCTGAGGCGCATTCCGTTCGTCCAGGCACTGGACTGGTTGGACCGGAGGCGGGCACCGAGGAGCGGGTCATGAACAGGATCTTGCGGGCGGCGGCGCGGCTTGTGATTCCGGCGTCGGCCGTGCTCTTGGCAGCGGCGCTGGGCGGGTGTGGCAACGGCTACTTCACCGAGCAGGCCGGCAGCGGGGGTGGCGGCGGGGGCGGGGGCGGTGGAGGAGGCGGGGGCGGCGGCGGGTCCGGCACGCTGATTCAGCTGGTGCTGAGCCCGAGGTCGGTCGTCGTAGGGCTGCGCGCGACCGTGCAGTTCGCGGTCTCGGGGACCCTGAGCGACGGCTCGAGCACGGTGCCGAGCGTGACCTACCGGGTGAGCGGGGGTCTCATCTCACCCGGCGGCCTGTTCACGGCCGGCGCGACGTCGGGAGCGGACACCGTGACCGTGACGCAGCTGGGCGGGCTCACCGGGACGCCGCCGTGCTGCGCCGACACGGCGGTGGTGACCGTGACCGCCAACCCGCCCACCGCGCTGGCGATGGTCGCCCAGCCCGGCGGAGGCGTGTCCGGGACGGCATTCACCCAGCAGCCGGTGGTGGAAGTGGTGGACGCGCTGGACCGGCAGCTGCTGCAGAGCGGCGTGGCGGTGAGCGCGGCGATCGCGAGCGGGACGGGCACGCTCAGCGGGGCGACGACGGTCACGACGGACGGCAACGGTCGGGCGGTCTTCTCCGGCCTGGCGATCACCGGCACCGGCTCCTTCACCCTCACGTTCACGTCGCCGGGTCTCACGTCGGTGACGAGCGCCACGTTCACGGTGACGCAGTAGGCGCGGCCGTTACGGGGAAGGGCGCGCCGCGGCGGGGCGGGGCCACGCCTCGCGCCGGCGAAGCTCCGCGGTGCGCTTCGGCCGCATCCGGGTCCGCTACGCGAACGGGTCGTCGTCGGCCGTGGCGAGCGCGTACCGGTCGGCGTAGCTCGTCTCCAGGAGCGCGCGCAGCCTGTCGATCCTGTCCGTGATCAGTCCGTCCACCCCGCCGTCGAGAAACGCGCGCATCGAGTGCGCGCTGTTCACCGTCCACGCGTACACCAGGCGGAACCCCGGCCCCGGGCCGGACGCCCGCAGGGCGACGGCGCGGCGGACCCGCCCCAGGTAGCAGGTCGTCGGCAGCAGCGGCACGCTCGTGCCGTCGGCGTAGGTGTAGGGCAGGGGTCCGCCGCGGAGGTATGCGTCCACCGCCTCGGGCTCGGCGTGCTCGTCCACGCCCACGGCGGTCTTCGGGCTCGGGCCGAGGCCGGCGAGCCATGGCATCGCGCCCGGATCGGAGGCCGTGAAGAGGATCGCCGTGTCCGGGAAGTCGGCGCTGAACGCGGCGCGCACCAGCCGTTCGAGCCGGTCGAGATCGAACGTGTAGGGCGGTTTCAGGTCGAAGGCGAGCAGCGCCAACTGCGCCGCGCGGCCGCTCTGCGCCAGGTACGTCTTGAGCCCGGCGAGGTAGTGCTCCAGCGTGAGGTGCCCCCGCAGGAGCCGCACGACCCAGTCGGGAACGGGCGAGATGCGCTCGTGAACGTAGAAGCGGTCTTCGGCGGGCTCGTAGCACACGTCGGGCTCGAGCGCGTTGGCGCCGGCCTCGAGGCAGCGGACGGAGGCCGCGACCGAGTTCGGGTTGTGGCCGATCAGGTAGAAGCGGCGTGGCACGATAGGGGATCCTCCCGGTGCGCGAAGCCTAGCGCGGTGCGGGGCGGTGGGACAGGCGCGGGGTTGACGGCGGGGCTCTGGGGCGCTACTTGGGCCTGTCGCCAACGGACCATCGGGCGCCGGTCGAGGCCGGGTCGCCGGAGGAGCAACCATGAAAGCTGCCCTGATTCTCGCCATCGTCGTCGCCCTGGGGTTGGGCGGCTCGACCGTGTATTTCCGCGTGCGTGACACGGGCGCGCGGCATCGAGCAGACTCTCTTGCCGTGGTGGCGGACTCCCTCGCGACCGAGGCCGGTGCCCTGCAGGCGCGCAACACCACGCTCGCGGCCACGCTGGACACGCAGGTGGCCGCGGCGTCCCGCCAGAAGCAGGCGGAAATCGAGCAGCTCAGGAGCACGTACGACGAGCTGGTGAAGGACATGCAGGGGGAGATCGCCCAGGGCCAGATTCAGATCACCCGTCTGGCGGATCGCCTCAACGTGAGCATGGTGGACAAGATCCTGTTTCCCTCGGGCGAGGCGGGCATCACCCCGGCGGGGCTCCGCGTCCTCCGCCGCGTGGGCAACGTCCTGAAGACGACGCAGGGCAAGACCATCCGCGTCGAGGGACACACCGACACGGTGACGATCAGCCCGCGCCTCAAGGCGACGTTCCCCACCAACTGGGAGCTGTCCACCGCCCGGGCCTCCAACGTCGTCCGCTTCCTCCAGGACAGCGTCGGCATCGCTCCCGAGCGCCTTCAGGCGATCGGGCTCGCGCAGTACCATCCGATCGCGAGCAACGCGACGGCCCGCGGGCGGAGCCAGAACCGGCGGATCGAGATCGTGCTCATCCCGGCGGAGCCGCGCCAGCCGTAGGGAGCGCCTCCGCGGCGGCCTAGTGCCGCGCGGCCGCCTCCGCCGGGTGCGTCCGGTCGAGCCAGGCCACCGCGGCGCGGATGTCCGGGTCGTTGAACAGCTCGAAATTCTCGGCGGCATCGGCGCCCCAGCGCACGCTCGCCGCCCGGTCCGCCAGCGCCTCCGCCATGGCGATTGCCTGGGCGCTGTCCGCGTCCGCGGTCACGCGCAGGCGTGATCTCACCCGCTCGAGGAAGGGCCGCAGCAGGCGCTCGCGCCAGCTCGTGGTATCGGCGGGCCAGTGGCTCTCGGCGTTGCTCGAGAGGGTGGGGGCCACGCTGTCCGCGATGGCGTGGTCGAAGCCGCTGTCGGCCGCCACGCTCCACCACAGCGGCGGCGGGGCGCGCGGGGGAAGGGCGGAGTCGGGCGCGATGCCGCCGCCGCCGCGGACCGTCCGACCGCTGTCGGTCGTGAAGGTGGTCAGGGTGTCCTGCGCGGCGCCGCCGCCGCCGGCCAGCGCGTAGTACTGCTCGGCCGTCAGGCCTTCGTAGCGACGCTGGATGAGCCGCCCGCTCGGCGTGTGGACGAAGCCGACCGTGAGCCACGCCGCGTCGCCGTTCGGCGGCACCTCGAACAGGCGCTGCACCAGGGCCTTCCCGAAGCTGCGGCGGCCGAGAATCGTCGCGCGGTCGTGATCCTGGAGCGCGGCGGCGAGGATCTCGGCGGCGGACGCGGTGTAGCGGTCGATCAGCACGACCATCGGCACGTCGGCGAACGGGCCGTCGCCCGAGGTGCTGTACGTCCGGTCCATGTCCTGACGCCGGCCGGTGGTCTTGCACACGACCTTGTCCTTGGGCAGGAACTGCGAGGCCACGTCCACGGCGGCCGAAATCTCGCCGCCCGGGTTGCCCCGCAGGTCGAGGACGAGCCGGCGCACCCGCAGGCCGCTGAGCGCGCGGCCGACGGCGTCGTGCACCTCTTTCGCCGCCTGGTCCTCGAACTGCTCCAGTCGCACGTAGCCCACGCCCTGGATCTGCCGCGCGTCGCTGACCGACCGCGGCCGCAGCACCTCGTTCCTGACCGTGACGGTCAGCGTCTCGGGTTGCACGAGCGGGCCGCGTGCGAGCCGGAGCCGGACCTTCCGGCCCTGCTCGCCGAGGAGCCGCAGCTGCACGGTGTGCGCGGGCGATCCCGACACCAGCGTGTCGTCGAGGGCCAGCAGGCGGTCGCCGGGCAGGATCCCCTCGCGGGCTGCCGAGCTTCCGCTCCGCACCGCCGCGACGGCCAGGATGCCGTCCTGGTCCTCGACGAGGATCCCGGTCCCGGCCACGTGGCCCGCCTGCCACGAGAGCCACAGGTCGTTCTCCGATCGCGGCACGAAGCGGCTGTGGGGGTCGAGCGAGCGCAGCATGCCCTCGATGGCGGAGCG
The Gemmatimonadales bacterium genome window above contains:
- a CDS encoding glycerophosphodiester phosphodiesterase family protein, producing the protein MPRRFYLIGHNPNSVAASVRCLEAGANALEPDVCYEPAEDRFYVHERISPVPDWVVRLLRGHLTLEHYLAGLKTYLAQSGRAAQLALLAFDLKPPYTFDLDRLERLVRAAFSADFPDTAILFTASDPGAMPWLAGLGPSPKTAVGVDEHAEPEAVDAYLRGGPLPYTYADGTSVPLLPTTCYLGRVRRAVALRASGPGPGFRLVYAWTVNSAHSMRAFLDGGVDGLITDRIDRLRALLETSYADRYALATADDDPFA
- a CDS encoding OmpA family protein, with product MKAALILAIVVALGLGGSTVYFRVRDTGARHRADSLAVVADSLATEAGALQARNTTLAATLDTQVAAASRQKQAEIEQLRSTYDELVKDMQGEIAQGQIQITRLADRLNVSMVDKILFPSGEAGITPAGLRVLRRVGNVLKTTQGKTIRVEGHTDTVTISPRLKATFPTNWELSTARASNVVRFLQDSVGIAPERLQAIGLAQYHPIASNATARGRSQNRRIEIVLIPAEPRQP
- a CDS encoding S41 family peptidase translates to MRCRFLTCLALVPALAAVPPLAAQSQTFEQLQTFSYLLSQVRLNYVTPVGTEQLVRSAIEGMLRSLDPHSRFVPRSENDLWLSWQAGHVAGTGILVEDQDGILAVAAVRSGSSAAREGILPGDRLLALDDTLVSGSPAHTVQLRLLGEQGRKVRLRLARGPLVQPETLTVTVRNEVLRPRSVSDARQIQGVGYVRLEQFEDQAAKEVHDAVGRALSGLRVRRLVLDLRGNPGGEISAAVDVASQFLPKDKVVCKTTGRRQDMDRTYSTSGDGPFADVPMVVLIDRYTASAAEILAAALQDHDRATILGRRSFGKALVQRLFEVPPNGDAAWLTVGFVHTPSGRLIQRRYEGLTAEQYYALAGGGGAAQDTLTTFTTDSGRTVRGGGGIAPDSALPPRAPPPLWWSVAADSGFDHAIADSVAPTLSSNAESHWPADTTSWRERLLRPFLERVRSRLRVTADADSAQAIAMAEALADRAASVRWGADAAENFELFNDPDIRAAVAWLDRTHPAEAAARH